Proteins found in one Gordonia sp. PDNC005 genomic segment:
- a CDS encoding DUF6474 family protein produces MGLLSSVREERTERKAEKKIRKGEEKAIKYRAKAEAKASTAAERKLRKKDLRTEQKFHKRAQKQERKTIKADAKAQQKVAAAEAKTVAEQSKAAAEAAFFTTTKMKRYLAVGRLAAPIVVPIAYRAAVAARAQLTELQAQRAGVPASVLTQFGGPSAALRARIATSRESAQKVAAAETTAEGRAFVDAMTGRLDNLLVAADAADTMPPAQRKSAQRAIDNELTAIDNDLLARLNVHPA; encoded by the coding sequence ATGGGACTGCTCTCATCGGTGCGCGAAGAGCGTACGGAACGCAAGGCGGAGAAGAAGATCCGCAAGGGCGAAGAGAAGGCGATCAAGTACCGCGCCAAGGCCGAGGCGAAAGCGTCCACCGCGGCCGAACGCAAACTGCGCAAGAAGGACCTCCGCACGGAGCAGAAGTTCCATAAGCGCGCCCAGAAGCAGGAACGCAAAACGATCAAGGCCGACGCCAAAGCACAGCAGAAGGTCGCTGCGGCTGAAGCCAAGACGGTCGCCGAACAGAGCAAGGCCGCAGCTGAGGCGGCGTTCTTCACTACGACGAAGATGAAGCGCTATCTCGCCGTCGGCCGTCTGGCGGCGCCGATCGTGGTGCCGATCGCCTATCGCGCCGCGGTCGCGGCACGCGCTCAGCTCACCGAGCTGCAAGCACAGCGCGCAGGTGTCCCCGCGTCGGTGTTGACGCAGTTCGGCGGCCCGAGCGCCGCCCTCCGCGCCCGAATCGCGACCTCACGCGAATCCGCTCAGAAGGTCGCCGCGGCCGAGACGACCGCCGAAGGACGCGCATTCGTCGACGCGATGACGGGCAGGCTCGACAACCTTCTAGTGGCAGCCGACGCCGCCGACACGATGCCCCCTGCGCAGCGGAAATCGGCTCAGCGTGCCATCGACAACGAGCTCACAGCCATCGACAACGACTTGCTCGCGCGCCTCAACGTCCACCCGGCCTGA
- a CDS encoding TM0106 family RecB-like putative nuclease has product MSSAVLGARNLTGCEHRLALDFTEHGDAAASDTSPEARRRIEAAQSHRDHVINTLHGFQSDRSSSDVVTVEAGAHRERVEQTRRAMEAGATWIFRAALPTDVERGRRGHAEALFRLGDGYLPIIVVNHRVTTLVSGERPADAPPPTLRTSPLWGWHPAVDATRSARSQRRDVMRLAHLTAMLDDLDWGTADAGARVGGLIGLDADCMVAVSLDAALAEYAAEFERRHAIAEGSVPTVARRVGECRSCHWWARCESELADRRDVSLVVGGSQATVLQEAGIATFDALADYRGDPPDDWPAAVPFADAIVSAASWVDDIPLVRRLDRPRLRRADIEVDVDMESYSERGAYMWGTLLTDNTDTSREVRYLPFVTWDPLPTLDEGRSFAEFWNWMAAERRAARKAGKTFAAYCYSQQAENRWLRGSADRFHGVVPGVPSRAEVDAFIGSKEWVDVFEAVGKNFVCPRGKGLKRIAPVAGFNWRDSEASGEASMEWYAAAVALDGAAFDESQRARLLTYNEDDVQATKVLREWISSQEVLELPTVREVLTRRASASAGPTSQSV; this is encoded by the coding sequence GTGAGTTCTGCCGTTCTGGGGGCGCGGAACCTCACCGGCTGCGAGCATCGCCTGGCGCTCGACTTCACCGAGCACGGTGACGCCGCGGCGTCGGACACCTCGCCGGAGGCCCGCAGGCGGATCGAAGCGGCTCAAAGCCATCGCGATCACGTGATCAACACCCTGCACGGATTTCAGAGCGACCGATCGTCGTCCGACGTCGTGACGGTGGAGGCGGGGGCGCATCGCGAGCGGGTGGAGCAGACGCGCCGGGCGATGGAGGCCGGAGCCACGTGGATCTTCCGCGCCGCGCTGCCGACTGACGTCGAACGTGGGAGACGCGGGCACGCCGAGGCGCTCTTCCGGCTCGGCGACGGCTACCTGCCGATCATCGTCGTGAATCACCGGGTTACGACGCTGGTCAGCGGGGAGCGGCCCGCGGACGCGCCGCCGCCGACACTGCGCACCTCCCCGTTGTGGGGTTGGCATCCGGCCGTCGACGCCACGCGATCGGCCCGTTCGCAGCGGCGCGACGTGATGCGATTGGCTCACTTGACAGCGATGCTCGACGATCTCGATTGGGGTACGGCCGACGCTGGTGCCAGAGTCGGCGGTCTCATAGGTCTGGATGCGGACTGCATGGTCGCAGTGTCGTTGGATGCGGCGCTGGCCGAGTACGCAGCCGAGTTCGAGCGTCGCCACGCGATCGCGGAGGGCAGCGTGCCCACGGTAGCGCGACGAGTCGGCGAGTGCCGTAGCTGCCACTGGTGGGCACGGTGTGAAAGCGAACTGGCCGATCGTCGTGATGTGAGTCTGGTGGTCGGCGGGAGCCAGGCCACCGTTCTGCAAGAAGCCGGCATCGCGACGTTCGACGCGCTGGCGGACTACCGCGGAGATCCCCCAGACGACTGGCCGGCGGCAGTCCCGTTCGCCGACGCGATCGTCTCCGCCGCCAGCTGGGTGGACGACATCCCGCTCGTCCGGCGACTCGATCGGCCACGCCTGCGCCGAGCAGACATCGAGGTGGACGTCGACATGGAGAGCTACTCCGAACGCGGCGCCTACATGTGGGGAACGCTCCTGACCGACAACACCGATACCTCACGCGAAGTGCGCTACCTGCCGTTCGTCACCTGGGATCCGCTGCCGACTCTCGACGAGGGGCGTTCGTTCGCCGAGTTCTGGAACTGGATGGCGGCGGAACGACGCGCCGCGCGCAAGGCCGGAAAGACGTTCGCCGCGTACTGCTACTCGCAGCAGGCGGAGAATCGGTGGCTGCGCGGCAGCGCCGACCGATTCCACGGTGTGGTTCCCGGGGTCCCGTCGCGAGCCGAGGTCGACGCGTTCATCGGATCGAAGGAATGGGTCGACGTCTTCGAGGCTGTCGGCAAGAACTTCGTCTGCCCACGCGGAAAGGGTCTCAAGCGAATCGCACCCGTGGCGGGTTTCAACTGGCGCGACTCCGAGGCGAGCGGAGAGGCGTCGATGGAGTGGTATGCGGCAGCAGTGGCCTTGGACGGCGCGGCGTTCGACGAGTCTCAACGCGCGCGTCTGCTCACGTACAACGAAGACGACGTTCAGGCGACAAAGGTGCTGCGCGAATGGATCTCATCCCAGGAGGTCCTCGAACTCCCCACCGTGCGAGAGGTCCTCACACGCCGCGCCTCAGCGAGTGCGGGCCCTACTTCGCAATCTGTGTGA
- a CDS encoding TMEM165/GDT1 family protein, translating to MFAALALSFAVIFVAELGDKSQLMAMTFALRYRWWVVLTAILTATTLVHAASVFLGHFLGLSIPTELMSIVGGLSMLVFGLWTVRGDELDDDEASRAGRVGRSVFFAVMSSFLLAELGDKTMLATIALAADHDWLGVWIGSTVGMVAADALAIIVGRTLGRHLPERTIALGAAVLFFGFAVWLIVEGLTGASALVAALTIVGALVITALGVVWIISTNRRRAAEAAARAEIDETAEGVTQIAK from the coding sequence ATGTTCGCTGCCCTGGCGCTGAGTTTCGCCGTCATCTTCGTCGCCGAGCTCGGCGACAAGTCCCAGTTGATGGCGATGACGTTTGCCCTGCGTTACCGCTGGTGGGTGGTGTTGACCGCGATCTTGACGGCGACGACCCTGGTGCACGCCGCGTCGGTGTTCCTCGGACATTTCCTCGGTCTGTCGATCCCGACCGAGTTGATGTCGATCGTCGGCGGCCTGTCCATGCTGGTGTTCGGACTGTGGACGGTCCGCGGCGACGAGTTGGACGACGACGAGGCATCCCGCGCGGGACGTGTGGGACGGTCGGTGTTCTTCGCCGTCATGTCGTCGTTCCTGCTGGCCGAACTCGGCGACAAGACGATGCTCGCGACGATCGCACTCGCCGCCGACCACGACTGGCTCGGCGTGTGGATCGGCTCCACCGTCGGCATGGTGGCCGCCGACGCCCTGGCGATCATCGTGGGACGCACGCTCGGTAGGCATCTGCCCGAGCGCACCATCGCACTCGGCGCCGCTGTGCTCTTCTTCGGTTTTGCGGTCTGGTTGATCGTCGAAGGGCTCACCGGCGCGTCTGCGCTGGTCGCGGCCCTCACTATCGTCGGCGCTCTGGTCATCACCGCCCTCGGCGTCGTGTGGATCATCTCCACCAACCGCCGTCGTGCCGCGGAGGCCGCCGCACGCGCCGAGATCGACGAGACCGCCGAAGGCGTCACACAGATTGCGAAGTAG
- a CDS encoding ATP-binding cassette domain-containing protein, with product MTFPAVDDRRVVTGPLRPIEIASIAIFSGLTVVPAVIVAVVPMAAALGFLTPVPIALLAARTRLRAVIAAVVTTVAVTFAVAGLGTAFGVAVTAVIGGIVGEVRRRGGGLIVLSALSVFIAPAIAGITVLLMWVLKPLRTLGLEVFDNVLAGIAKTLRAVKLTGAGDAVESFSGNVVDNWWLWLWIPGAIGTFLTLILAGWCLGKVLDRLADVKLDDTLEAAHIVDDSEPDPLPLRAVGVGYRYPGTSRDVLTGIDLELHPGEFVAIVGANGSGKSTLAKLVAGVEPTSGAVRRPGAPGLGRRGGTALVLQRPEAQMLGSRVADDLVWGLPDGDVVDVEGLLAEVGLAGLGDRDTSDLSGGQQQRLAVAAALARGPRLVIADEVTSMVDPRGREELIGILAELPRRHGITVVLITHRDSEARAADRIVHLADGRVVAHHPEWMRPEQSAPALASSHAGGEPLLVVSDVAHTYLQGSPWEVTALHDVNLRVDRGDGVLIVGGNGSGKSTLAWILAGLSKPTSGDVLIDGEPIADNVGSVGLGFQHARLQLQKVTVGDEIMAVGGESVGTSEVGRVLDLVALPREFAAKRVDSLSGGQMRRVVLASLIASDPDVLVLDEPLAGLDPQAREEVLGVLARLRDDGATIVIISHDLESLDRVCNRRVELAAGVLEGGA from the coding sequence GTGACCTTCCCTGCAGTCGACGACCGCCGCGTCGTCACCGGGCCCCTACGACCGATCGAGATCGCGTCCATCGCGATCTTCAGCGGTCTCACCGTGGTGCCGGCCGTGATCGTCGCGGTCGTGCCGATGGCCGCCGCCCTCGGATTCCTCACTCCCGTCCCGATTGCGCTGCTCGCCGCGCGGACGCGCCTGCGGGCCGTGATCGCAGCCGTCGTCACGACGGTCGCCGTCACTTTCGCCGTCGCCGGACTCGGCACCGCTTTCGGAGTCGCGGTGACGGCTGTGATCGGCGGAATCGTCGGTGAGGTTCGCCGTCGAGGCGGTGGCCTGATCGTTCTCAGTGCACTGTCGGTGTTCATCGCCCCCGCCATCGCGGGCATCACGGTCTTGTTGATGTGGGTGCTCAAACCGCTGCGGACGCTCGGCCTCGAGGTGTTCGACAATGTCCTCGCAGGTATCGCGAAGACGCTTCGCGCGGTCAAACTGACCGGTGCAGGAGACGCCGTCGAGAGCTTCTCCGGCAATGTCGTCGACAACTGGTGGCTGTGGCTGTGGATCCCCGGCGCCATCGGTACGTTCCTGACGTTGATCCTGGCAGGCTGGTGCCTCGGCAAGGTGCTCGATCGCCTCGCCGATGTGAAGCTCGACGACACGCTCGAGGCCGCGCACATCGTCGATGACAGTGAGCCCGACCCGTTGCCGCTGCGGGCGGTCGGCGTCGGATACCGCTACCCGGGCACCTCGCGTGACGTTCTGACCGGCATCGACCTGGAACTGCATCCGGGTGAGTTCGTGGCGATTGTCGGAGCGAACGGGTCGGGGAAGTCGACGCTCGCGAAGCTCGTCGCCGGAGTCGAACCGACATCGGGTGCCGTCCGACGGCCGGGCGCGCCCGGCCTGGGTCGTCGCGGCGGCACCGCGCTCGTCCTACAGCGGCCGGAAGCTCAGATGCTCGGCTCGCGAGTGGCCGACGACCTCGTGTGGGGCCTCCCGGACGGCGACGTCGTCGACGTCGAAGGCCTCCTCGCCGAGGTGGGACTGGCGGGTCTCGGCGACCGGGACACGTCGGACCTGTCGGGCGGCCAGCAGCAGCGTCTCGCGGTCGCTGCGGCGTTGGCCCGCGGACCGCGACTGGTGATCGCCGACGAGGTGACGTCGATGGTCGATCCCCGGGGGCGCGAGGAGTTGATCGGCATCCTGGCCGAACTCCCGCGCCGCCACGGCATCACCGTTGTACTGATCACTCACCGTGATTCGGAGGCCAGGGCCGCTGACCGCATCGTGCACCTCGCCGACGGCCGAGTGGTTGCTCACCATCCCGAATGGATGCGACCGGAGCAGAGCGCGCCCGCACTGGCGTCCTCGCACGCCGGAGGGGAGCCGTTGCTCGTCGTCTCCGATGTCGCACACACGTATCTGCAGGGATCTCCCTGGGAGGTGACGGCCCTGCACGATGTGAACCTCCGCGTGGACCGCGGCGACGGGGTGTTGATCGTCGGCGGAAACGGGTCGGGCAAGTCGACGCTCGCCTGGATTCTCGCCGGACTGAGCAAGCCGACCTCCGGCGATGTGCTGATCGACGGCGAACCGATCGCGGACAACGTCGGCAGCGTCGGGCTCGGCTTCCAGCACGCGCGTCTGCAGCTGCAGAAGGTGACCGTCGGCGACGAGATCATGGCGGTCGGCGGAGAGAGTGTCGGCACCAGCGAAGTGGGACGGGTCCTCGACCTCGTCGCACTTCCGCGTGAGTTCGCTGCGAAACGGGTCGACTCCCTGTCCGGCGGCCAGATGCGCCGAGTGGTCCTGGCGTCGTTGATCGCGTCGGACCCCGACGTCCTGGTCCTCGACGAGCCTCTCGCCGGCCTCGATCCGCAGGCCCGCGAAGAGGTGCTGGGCGTCCTCGCTCGCTTGCGGGACGACGGCGCGACGATCGTGATCATCTCCCACGACCTCGAATCTCTCGATCGGGTGTGCAACCGCCGCGTCGAACTCGCCGCGGGTGTCCTGGAAGGCGGTGCATGA
- a CDS encoding energy-coupling factor transporter transmembrane protein EcfT: MQIPMLRQIPGDSVVHRLWAGTKLLIVLTLGLMTWILPSWPALGYVAVCMIVFALLAGIPVGALPRPPWWFWAVMAVGVAWSWIARGNDGGLTALRAVLLGLVVLAMSVLVVWTTPVAELAPAIAVLMRPLKLLRLPVDEWAVTIALSLRGLPLLIDEMRLLWAAHRLRPKSSASSGHPSAEPSILDMIVAAMSSAMRRSAEMSEAITARGGTGRLTAYPSRPGRLDAIVLTVFVLLSVGAATTAIILL, encoded by the coding sequence ATGCAGATCCCGATGCTGCGTCAGATCCCCGGCGACTCCGTCGTCCATCGCCTCTGGGCGGGAACCAAACTGCTCATCGTCCTGACCCTCGGTCTGATGACGTGGATCCTCCCGTCGTGGCCTGCACTCGGTTATGTCGCCGTCTGCATGATCGTGTTCGCCCTGCTCGCCGGGATCCCGGTCGGTGCGCTGCCGCGACCGCCGTGGTGGTTCTGGGCGGTCATGGCTGTGGGAGTCGCATGGTCGTGGATCGCCCGAGGCAACGACGGCGGGCTCACGGCGCTGCGCGCTGTGCTCCTCGGACTGGTGGTTCTGGCGATGTCGGTGCTGGTCGTGTGGACCACACCGGTCGCCGAGCTCGCTCCGGCGATCGCCGTCCTCATGCGTCCGCTCAAACTCCTGCGCCTGCCCGTGGACGAGTGGGCCGTGACCATCGCCCTGTCGTTGCGGGGGCTGCCGCTGCTCATCGACGAGATGCGTCTGCTGTGGGCGGCTCATCGGCTCCGCCCGAAGTCGAGCGCGTCATCGGGGCATCCGTCCGCCGAACCGTCGATCCTGGACATGATCGTCGCGGCCATGTCGTCGGCGATGCGTCGAAGCGCCGAGATGTCGGAGGCGATCACCGCGCGCGGCGGCACCGGGCGGCTCACCGCGTACCCGTCCCGGCCTGGAAGGCTCGACGCGATCGTGCTCACCGTGTTCGTGCTGTTGTCCGTGGGAGCGGCCACCACGGCGATCATCCTCCTCTGA
- a CDS encoding ABZJ_00895 family protein, with protein MNVWKYLGRYALAYVGMIVVLGVISAFVDLTASMGTVAPVVAVMFPVSRFVVEFRRVPDPTERLSLSVACIGFFVLLQIAILIGAALAYPDAASEVLDRPGMAVLVLGLGVVLPAVAMWLIIRYMPPRFLRNLEKSEARKAARRAR; from the coding sequence ATGAACGTGTGGAAATACCTGGGTCGATACGCACTCGCCTACGTCGGCATGATCGTCGTGCTGGGAGTGATCAGCGCCTTCGTGGATCTGACGGCGTCGATGGGCACGGTCGCCCCGGTCGTCGCGGTGATGTTTCCGGTGAGCAGATTCGTTGTCGAGTTCCGGCGCGTCCCGGACCCGACCGAGCGGCTCAGTTTGAGCGTCGCGTGCATCGGGTTCTTCGTCCTTCTGCAGATCGCCATCCTGATCGGTGCAGCCCTGGCGTACCCCGACGCGGCGTCGGAAGTTCTCGACCGACCGGGTATGGCGGTTCTGGTGCTTGGACTAGGTGTGGTGCTGCCGGCAGTGGCGATGTGGTTGATCATCCGCTACATGCCGCCTCGATTCCTGCGGAACCTCGAGAAGTCCGAGGCGAGGAAAGCGGCACGTCGAGCACGATGA
- a CDS encoding ABZJ_00895 family protein, which translates to MSLRPYILRYTLTATVLFSVFLLVSWAVLWPLAGFGGLLASALAAGYTINTFLTTEGRAPSGSERRSLIAAFIVVSALLDVVPLVVYATAVNGGADDLLHRPAITLGVGGSFLCQMVWIWLVVRFYPDFRRQTETESARR; encoded by the coding sequence ATGAGTCTGCGACCGTACATACTCCGGTACACGCTGACTGCCACAGTGCTGTTCAGCGTGTTCCTGCTCGTGAGTTGGGCGGTCCTCTGGCCGTTGGCGGGCTTCGGTGGACTCCTGGCGTCCGCGCTGGCCGCGGGGTACACGATCAACACGTTCCTGACCACGGAGGGCAGAGCGCCGTCGGGCTCCGAACGCCGCAGCCTGATCGCCGCGTTCATTGTGGTGTCCGCCTTGCTCGACGTCGTGCCCCTCGTCGTCTACGCGACCGCGGTGAACGGCGGGGCGGACGACCTGCTGCACCGACCGGCGATCACCCTGGGCGTCGGCGGTTCGTTCCTGTGCCAGATGGTCTGGATCTGGCTTGTGGTCCGGTTCTACCCGGACTTCCGCCGTCAAACCGAGACGGAGTCGGCGCGCAGGTGA
- a CDS encoding helix-turn-helix domain-containing protein — protein MTDHLRTLLDAVLDESNDGLDDMAADVFSSPFHFARSVRAGAGESPVALRRRVILERSAWELQRGATVTDAAFAAGYSSVEGFSRAFSRAYGHPPTAMPPAGQAGHWLAAPNGIHFHSPTVLYVDSNESGLAEESAGDVVSLQCRHDVADIHALLNAADALTAPERSRSRLVGSTSRTWDGPDESLDQVLWHLVVSKEPWLATIEGGPMPDLTPTSDLKTLRARHAASSVRWLAMLRDVTRRGAWADWIVDALCTPPESFRLSQIVAHELTFSAHRRLLARWMLHDAGVDTGTPDLDPDPIIWQRRLTGGTPR, from the coding sequence ATGACCGACCACCTGCGGACACTCCTCGACGCTGTGCTCGACGAGAGCAACGACGGCCTCGACGACATGGCCGCGGACGTGTTCTCCTCACCGTTCCACTTCGCGCGGTCGGTCCGGGCGGGTGCAGGAGAGTCGCCGGTCGCCCTGCGGCGACGCGTGATCCTGGAACGTTCCGCCTGGGAGCTGCAACGTGGCGCCACCGTCACCGACGCCGCCTTCGCGGCGGGGTACTCGAGTGTTGAGGGCTTCAGTCGGGCGTTCTCCCGAGCCTACGGGCACCCGCCGACGGCCATGCCCCCGGCGGGCCAGGCCGGACATTGGCTCGCGGCCCCGAACGGCATCCACTTCCATTCCCCGACCGTCCTGTACGTCGACTCGAACGAGAGCGGACTCGCCGAGGAGTCGGCCGGCGACGTCGTCTCCCTGCAGTGCAGGCACGACGTCGCCGACATCCACGCCCTGCTGAACGCCGCCGACGCCTTGACGGCACCCGAGCGAAGTCGTTCGCGTCTTGTGGGCAGCACGTCGCGGACCTGGGACGGTCCCGACGAGTCGCTCGACCAGGTGCTGTGGCACCTCGTGGTCAGCAAGGAGCCGTGGCTCGCCACCATCGAGGGTGGGCCGATGCCCGACCTGACGCCCACCTCCGACCTCAAGACTCTTCGGGCCCGGCACGCCGCGAGCTCGGTCCGCTGGCTGGCGATGCTGCGGGACGTCACGCGACGAGGCGCGTGGGCCGACTGGATCGTCGACGCCCTGTGCACTCCGCCGGAGTCGTTCCGACTGTCGCAGATCGTCGCGCACGAGCTCACGTTCTCGGCGCACCGCAGGCTCCTCGCGCGCTGGATGCTGCACGACGCCGGAGTGGACACCGGCACACCAGACCTGGACCCCGACCCCATCATCTGGCAACGACGACTCACCGGAGGAACACCACGATGA
- a CDS encoding dihydrofolate reductase family protein: MTDYVFYTASTLDGFLADESDSLDWLLSQSIDEDGPHNINELMAATGAIVMGRTTYRWVVDHIAKSGEEWMYKDHPTFVFTHRDVEAVHPSITVVAGSPAEHRDALEKAAGDRAVWVVGGGDLAAQFAENGMLDEMLVSFAPATVGSGRPLFPRAFDFELLETAQNKAFLIGRYRVVGPRG; this comes from the coding sequence ATGACCGACTACGTCTTCTACACCGCATCCACCCTCGACGGCTTCCTCGCCGACGAGAGCGACTCCCTCGATTGGCTGCTCTCTCAGTCGATCGACGAGGACGGTCCGCACAACATCAATGAACTGATGGCGGCGACCGGGGCCATCGTGATGGGACGCACGACATACCGCTGGGTGGTGGACCACATCGCAAAGAGCGGTGAGGAGTGGATGTACAAGGATCATCCGACGTTCGTCTTCACCCACCGCGACGTGGAGGCGGTCCATCCGTCGATCACCGTTGTGGCTGGTTCGCCCGCCGAGCACCGCGACGCCCTCGAGAAGGCCGCGGGCGACCGGGCTGTGTGGGTGGTCGGCGGCGGCGACCTCGCAGCCCAGTTCGCCGAGAACGGGATGCTCGACGAAATGCTCGTCTCGTTCGCGCCCGCCACCGTGGGCTCCGGGCGACCCCTGTTTCCCCGAGCCTTCGACTTCGAGTTGCTCGAGACCGCCCAGAACAAGGCATTCCTCATCGGCCGATACCGGGTGGTCGGCCCGCGAGGGTAG
- a CDS encoding superoxide dismutase, with product MADYTLPELDYDYGALEPHISGKIMELHHSKHHATYVKGANTALEKLAAAREDGTIADKVYGLSANLSFHLGGHTNHSIFWKNLSPNGGGEPTGDLAEQIGVDFGGFEQFKAHFTGAATTLQGSGWAILGYDTIGQRLVIEQLTDQSGNTSVGLIPVVMLDMWEHAFYLDYQNVKPDYVKAWWNVVNWDDASERLARAKTQGSGLIVPA from the coding sequence GTGGCTGACTACACCCTGCCCGAACTCGATTACGACTACGGCGCCCTTGAGCCCCACATCTCCGGCAAGATCATGGAGCTGCACCACAGCAAGCACCACGCCACCTACGTGAAGGGCGCCAACACCGCCCTGGAGAAGCTCGCCGCGGCACGCGAAGACGGCACCATCGCTGACAAGGTCTACGGCCTGTCGGCGAACCTGAGCTTCCACCTCGGTGGTCACACCAACCACTCGATCTTCTGGAAGAACCTCTCGCCCAACGGCGGCGGCGAGCCCACCGGCGACCTCGCCGAGCAGATCGGCGTCGACTTCGGCGGCTTCGAGCAGTTCAAGGCCCACTTCACCGGTGCGGCCACCACCCTGCAGGGCTCGGGTTGGGCCATTCTCGGCTACGACACCATCGGTCAGCGCCTCGTCATCGAGCAGCTCACCGACCAGAGCGGCAACACCTCGGTGGGCCTCATCCCGGTCGTCATGCTCGACATGTGGGAGCACGCCTTCTACCTCGACTACCAGAACGTCAAGCCCGACTACGTCAAGGCTTGGTGGAACGTCGTGAACTGGGACGACGCCTCCGAGCGACTCGCTCGCGCGAAGACCCAGGGCTCGGGACTCATCGTTCCGGCCTGA
- the msrA gene encoding peptide-methionine (S)-S-oxide reductase MsrA — MSLFDRLMAASNVKTAMVPRDRALPGRSTPLPLRDENIVLHNPMRGTASSDGGYGPAGVGDWGPDLRAIVLAGGCFWGVEEIFWQQPGVHTTAVGYAGGYTPNPTYEEVCTAQTGHAEAVLVVFDPARTSAKALIELFFTSHDPTQEMRQGNDIGTQYRSAVFTFDDTDLDLAVGAVEKFGPTLTEAGYGPITTEISSMADAGDGVFYYAEDVHQQYLHKNPNGYRCHVSTGLTFPA; from the coding sequence ATGAGCCTGTTCGATCGCCTGATGGCCGCTTCCAACGTCAAGACCGCGATGGTTCCCCGCGACCGTGCACTGCCCGGCCGCTCCACGCCATTGCCGCTCCGGGACGAGAACATCGTCCTGCACAATCCGATGCGAGGAACGGCGTCGTCCGACGGCGGATACGGCCCGGCCGGAGTCGGCGACTGGGGACCGGATCTGCGGGCGATCGTGCTTGCGGGCGGATGTTTCTGGGGTGTGGAGGAGATCTTCTGGCAGCAGCCGGGCGTCCACACCACGGCAGTCGGGTACGCGGGCGGGTACACCCCGAATCCGACGTACGAGGAGGTGTGCACCGCACAGACCGGGCACGCCGAAGCGGTCCTTGTCGTCTTCGATCCGGCTCGGACAAGCGCGAAGGCTCTCATCGAGTTGTTCTTCACCTCGCACGACCCGACGCAGGAGATGCGTCAGGGCAACGACATCGGCACTCAATACCGGTCGGCGGTCTTCACCTTCGACGACACCGATCTCGATCTGGCAGTCGGCGCCGTGGAGAAGTTCGGCCCCACGCTCACCGAGGCGGGATACGGTCCGATCACGACGGAGATCTCGTCCATGGCAGACGCGGGCGACGGCGTCTTCTACTATGCCGAAGACGTCCACCAGCAGTACCTGCACAAGAATCCGAACGGGTACCGCTGCCACGTGTCGACCGGGTTGACGTTCCCCGCCTGA